A single genomic interval of Rosistilla ulvae harbors:
- a CDS encoding AAA family ATPase — protein MNASADTISSTQPANADASPDVSPLRDYLRSVLLGKEDRIDLVIACLLSRGHLLLDDLPGTGKTTLAKAIADGIHGRLSRVQCTPDLMPADITGFSMFNQKSREFEFHPGPVFADVMLADELNRTTPRTQSALLEAMAERQVTIDGNPHPLSPTFFVIATQNPIDSHGAYPLPEAQLDRFAIKLRIGYPDREAQRQILQREVRDSNGANNGEDRKASSPLSLNDLQRLQQKAQSVAVHPRVADYLIDLVEASRADESVELGVSPRGMMCWQAIAQAWAMLKGRDFVTPTDVADVAQPVLSVRLLTRGETVDNAIDRIMNSVPAPEYK, from the coding sequence ATGAACGCGTCCGCCGATACGATTTCCTCCACGCAACCGGCCAACGCCGATGCGTCCCCCGACGTCTCCCCTCTGCGCGATTACCTGCGCAGCGTTCTGTTGGGCAAAGAAGACCGGATCGATCTAGTCATCGCATGCCTGCTGTCGCGTGGGCACCTGCTGTTAGACGATTTGCCGGGGACGGGAAAGACCACACTTGCCAAAGCGATCGCCGATGGGATTCACGGCCGTTTGTCCCGTGTGCAATGCACACCCGACTTGATGCCTGCTGACATCACCGGCTTCAGTATGTTCAACCAGAAGTCGCGGGAGTTCGAATTCCATCCCGGCCCGGTGTTCGCCGATGTGATGTTGGCCGATGAGTTGAATCGGACGACTCCGCGTACGCAGAGTGCGCTGCTGGAAGCGATGGCGGAGCGGCAAGTCACGATCGACGGAAATCCGCATCCGCTGTCCCCCACCTTTTTTGTGATCGCCACTCAGAATCCGATCGATTCCCACGGTGCCTATCCATTGCCCGAAGCTCAGCTGGATCGGTTTGCGATCAAGCTGCGGATCGGATACCCCGACCGCGAGGCCCAGCGACAGATCCTGCAACGCGAGGTCCGCGATTCCAATGGAGCGAATAACGGCGAGGATCGCAAAGCAAGCTCGCCCCTTTCGCTGAATGACCTGCAACGGTTGCAGCAGAAGGCCCAATCGGTCGCCGTACATCCGCGCGTCGCCGACTACCTGATCGACCTGGTCGAAGCGAGTCGCGCGGACGAATCGGTCGAATTGGGCGTCAGCCCACGCGGCATGATGTGCTGGCAAGCGATCGCTCAAGCGTGGGCGATGTTAAAAGGACGCGACTTTGTCACCCCAACCGATGTCGCCGATGTCGCTCAGCCCGTTCTTTCGGTCCGTTTGCTCACTCGCGGTGAAACCGTCGACAACGCGATCGATCGAATCATGAATTCCGTCCCCGCTCCGGAGTACAAGTGA